A genomic region of Oryza glaberrima chromosome 1, OglaRS2, whole genome shotgun sequence contains the following coding sequences:
- the LOC127761046 gene encoding DNA repair protein RAD51 homolog 3 isoform X1, with translation MEIADLPIATSHRANLLAAGYSSLAALSAASPPRLARDLSIEVHEAEEILKVAVGANKSKGADGPSTSSVLKGVQNAWDMLSDEQSRRHINTGSADLNNILGGGIHCKEVTEIGGVPGVGKTQLGIQLAINVQIPVEYGGLGGKAVYIDTEGSFMVERVYQIAEGCISDILEYFPHCHDKAPAGQEKLKPESFLADIYYFRICSYTEQIAVINYLEKFLGEHKDVRIVIIDSVTFHFRQDFDDMALRTRVLSGLSLKLMKLSKAYNLAVVLLNQVTTKFTEGSFQLTLALGDSWSHSCTNRLILYWNGNERYGYLDKSPSLPVASAPYAVTVKGVRDAVNSNSKRVRVM, from the exons ATGGAGATCGCCGACCTCCCCATCGCCACCTCCCACCGCGccaacctcctcgccgccggctactcctccctcgccgcgctctccgccgcctcccctccccgcctcgcCCGAG ATTTGAGCATTGAGGTACATGAGGCTGAAGAAATCCTCAAGGTTGCCGTGGGCGCCAACAAGTCCAAGGGAGCAGATGGGCCTAGCACCAGCAGTGTTCTCAAAG GTGTGCAAAATGCATGGGATATGCTATCTGATGAGCAATCACGGAGGCACATCAATACTGGATCTGCTGACCTCAACAACATCCTTGGTGGAGGGATTCACTGTAAAGAGGTTACTGAGATTG GTGGTGTCCCAGGAGTCGgtaaaactcaactggg GATTCAACTAGCAATCAATGTTCAAATTCCAGTGGAGTATGGTGGACTTGGTGGGAAAGCTGTTTATATAG ATACAGAGGGAAGTTTCATGGTTGAACGTGTCTACCAAATTGCTGAAGGGTGCATCAGTGATATACTGGAGTACTTTCCACACTGCCATGACAAGGCTCCAGCCGGACAAGAAAAACTGAAGCCTGAGAGTTTCCTGGCTGACATCTACTACTTTCGAATATGCAGCTATACTGAACAAATTGCAGTCATAAACTATCTGGAAAAGTTTCTTGGGGAGCATAAAGAT GTAAGAATAGTTATTATTGACAGCGTTACTTTCCACTTTCGGCAAGATTTTGATGATATGGCACTAAGGACTAGAGTGCTTAGTGGATTATCATTGAAGTTGATGAAACTTTCAAAGGCATATAACTTGGCG GTTGTGTTGTTGAACCAAGTTACTACTAAATTCACAGAAGGATCATTTCAGTTAACTCTCGCTCTAG GTGACAGTTGGTCCCACTCATGCACCAATCGACTAATTCTGTATTGGAACGGCAATGAGCGGTATGGATACCTTGACAAGTCCCCTTCACTACCAGTAGCATCAGCACCATATGCAGTGACAGTTAAAGGGGTGAGAGATGCTGTGAATTCAAACAGCAAGCGAGTCCGGGTAATGTAG
- the LOC127761046 gene encoding DNA repair protein RAD51 homolog 3 isoform X2 codes for MRLKKSSRLPWAPTSPREQMGLAPAVFSKVCKMHGICYLMSNHGGTSILDLLTSTTSLVEGFTVKRLLRLFDSGGVPGVGKTQLGIQLAINVQIPVEYGGLGGKAVYIDTEGSFMVERVYQIAEGCISDILEYFPHCHDKAPAGQEKLKPESFLADIYYFRICSYTEQIAVINYLEKFLGEHKDVRIVIIDSVTFHFRQDFDDMALRTRVLSGLSLKLMKLSKAYNLAVVLLNQVTTKFTEGSFQLTLALGDSWSHSCTNRLILYWNGNERYGYLDKSPSLPVASAPYAVTVKGVRDAVNSNSKRVRVM; via the exons ATGAGGCTGAAGAAATCCTCAAGGTTGCCGTGGGCGCCAACAAGTCCAAGGGAGCAGATGGGCCTAGCACCAGCAGTGTTCTCAAAG GTGTGCAAAATGCATGGGATATGCTATCTGATGAGCAATCACGGAGGCACATCAATACTGGATCTGCTGACCTCAACAACATCCTTGGTGGAGGGATTCACTGTAAAGAGGTTACTGAGATTG TTTGATTCAGGTGGTGTCCCAGGAGTCGgtaaaactcaactggg GATTCAACTAGCAATCAATGTTCAAATTCCAGTGGAGTATGGTGGACTTGGTGGGAAAGCTGTTTATATAG ATACAGAGGGAAGTTTCATGGTTGAACGTGTCTACCAAATTGCTGAAGGGTGCATCAGTGATATACTGGAGTACTTTCCACACTGCCATGACAAGGCTCCAGCCGGACAAGAAAAACTGAAGCCTGAGAGTTTCCTGGCTGACATCTACTACTTTCGAATATGCAGCTATACTGAACAAATTGCAGTCATAAACTATCTGGAAAAGTTTCTTGGGGAGCATAAAGAT GTAAGAATAGTTATTATTGACAGCGTTACTTTCCACTTTCGGCAAGATTTTGATGATATGGCACTAAGGACTAGAGTGCTTAGTGGATTATCATTGAAGTTGATGAAACTTTCAAAGGCATATAACTTGGCG GTTGTGTTGTTGAACCAAGTTACTACTAAATTCACAGAAGGATCATTTCAGTTAACTCTCGCTCTAG GTGACAGTTGGTCCCACTCATGCACCAATCGACTAATTCTGTATTGGAACGGCAATGAGCGGTATGGATACCTTGACAAGTCCCCTTCACTACCAGTAGCATCAGCACCATATGCAGTGACAGTTAAAGGGGTGAGAGATGCTGTGAATTCAAACAGCAAGCGAGTCCGGGTAATGTAG
- the LOC127759865 gene encoding LRR receptor-like serine/threonine-protein kinase FEI 1, which yields MAASRLAAAAAIVVVVLVLAGAGAAGAAGAGEVRALLDLAAGLDPTGRLLPSWAPGRDPCGREGGGGFEGVACDGATGAVANVSLQGKGLAGTLPPAVAGLTALTGLYLHYNRLTGALPRELAALSRLTDLYLNVNNFSGPIPPEIAAMPFLQVVQLCYNQLTGGVPTQLGLLKRLTVLELQSNHLSGAIPASLGDLPQLVRLDLSFNNLFGSIPVRLALLPRLLALDVRNNTLTGSVPSELAKLQGGFQYANNTDLCGTGLPALRPCTPADLISPDMPQPFSAGISPQITPGSSDGHGHCSGTHCPPSTKALAAVVVVAVILLAVTGAGMFAFSWYRWRKQRVVAGSPVAVGGRCSTDAAGKDSFRKSASSTLVSLEYSNGWDPLADGRGGIGFSQEVAQSFRFNMEDVESATQYFSELNILGKNGNFAATYRGTLRDGTSVVVKRLGKTCCKQEEAEFLKGLKLLAELQHENIVGLRGFCCSRARGECFLVYDFVPNGSLSQFLDIDADDVARSNGRVLEWSTRISIIRGIAKGIEYLHSTRANKPPLVHQNISADKVLVDYTYRPLISGSGLHKLLVDDLVFSTLKASAAMGYLAPEYTTTGRFSEKSDVYAFGVIVFQILTGKSKIMQLPLESSNDEDLIDGNLRGCYSAAEAAKLAKIASACTSENPDHRPTMEELIQELCTF from the exons ATGGCGGCAtctcgcctcgccgcggccgcggccattgtcgtcgtcgtcctcgtcctggccggcgcgggcgcggcgggcgcggcgggcgcgggggaGGTGCGGGCGCTGCTGGACCTGGCGGCGGGGCTGGACCCCACGGGGAGGCTGCTGCCGTCGTGGGCGCCGGGGAGGGACCCGTGCgggcgcgaaggcggcggcgggttcgaGGGCGTGGCGTGCGACGGCGCCACGGGGGCCGTCGCCAACGTCTCGCTGCAGGGGAAAGGGCTCGCCGGGACGctcccgcccgccgtcgccgggctCACGGCGCTCACGGGGCTGTACCTCCACTACAACCGCCTCACCGGCGCGCTCCCCCGCGagctcgccgccctctcccgccTCACCGACCTCTACCTCAACGTCAACAACTTCTCCGGGCCCATCCCGCCAGAGATCGCCGCCATGCCCTTCCTGCAAG TGGTGCAGCTCTGCTACAACCAGCTCACCGGGGGAGTCCCCACGCAGCTGGGGCTCTTGAAGAGGCTCACCGTGCTGGAGCTGCAGTCCAACCACCTCAGCGGCGCCATCCCGGCGAGCCTCGGCGACCTGCCCCAGCTGGTGCGCCTGGACTTGAGCTTCAACAACCTCTTCGGCTCCATCCCGGTCAGGCTGGCCCTGCTGCcccgcctcctcgccctcgACGTCAGGAACAACACCCTCACCGGCAGCGTGCCCTCCG AACTGGCGAAGCTGCAGGGTGGATTCCAGTATGCAAACAACACCGATCTGTGCGGCACCGGCCTGCCCGCGCTCCGGCCGTGCACTCCGGCCGACCTCATCAGCCCCGACATGCCCCAGCCGTTCAGCGCCGGCATATCGCCGCAGATCACACCGGGGTCCTCCGATGGCCATGGCCATTGCAGTGGAACTCACTGCCCGCCATCGACGAAGGCGCTCGCGGCTGTCGTTGTTGTGGCCGTAATTCTTCTCGCGGTGACCGGGGCTGGCATGTTCGCGTTCTCGTGGTACCGGTGGCGCAAGCAACGGGTTGTTGCAGGCTCACCGGTGGCTGTTGGTGGCCGGTGTAGTACAGACGCTGCTGGTAAGGACTCGTTTCGCAAGAGCGCGTCATCCACGCTTGTGAGCCTCGAGTACTCGAATGGTTGGGATCCATTGGCCGATGGGAGGGGTGGCATCGGGTTCTCCCAAGAGGTGGCTCAGAGCTTCAGGTTCAACATGGAGGATGTGGAGTCGGCGACGCAGTACTTCTCGGAGCTGAACATTTTGGGGAAGAACGGCAACTTCGCGGCCACGTACAGGGGCACATTGCGAGATGGGACATCTGTCGTCGTCAAGCGGCTCGGCAAGACCTGCTGCAAGCAAGAGGAGGCTGAGTTCCTCAAGGGGCTGAAGCTGCTCGCCGAGCTGCAGCACGAGAACATTGTTGGCCTGAGGGGCTTCTGCTGCTCCAGAGCGAGAGGCGAGTGCTTCCTCGTCTACGACTTCGTGCCGAACGGGAGCTTGTCGCAGTTCTTGGACATCGACGCCGACGATGTTGCTCGCAGCAATGGCCGCGTTCTCGAATGGTCCACGAGGATTTCCATCATCAGGGGCATTGCTAAAG gaATCGAGTATTTGCACAGCACTAGAGCAAACAAGCCCCCTCTTGTTCACCAGAACATATCGGCAGACAAAGTTCTGGTGGACTACACCTACAGGCCTCTAATATCTGGTTCTGGCCTGCACAAGCTCCTTGTCGATGACCTGGTTTTCTCGACCCTCAAAGCGAGCGCTGCCATGGGATACCTCGCCCCAGAGTACACTACCACTGGCCGGTTCTCGGAGAAGAGTGATGTTTATGCATTTGGGGTAATCGTATTTCAGATACTGACCGGTAAAAGCAAGATTATGCAGCTGCCCCTTGAGTCCAGCAACGACGAGGATCTCATCGACGGTAACCTAAGAGGATGTTATTCGGCAGCTGAAGCAGCTAAGCTGGCGAAGATCGCATCAGCCTGCACCAGTGAAAATCCAGACCATAGACCTACAATGGAAGAGTTGATCCAAGAACTGTGCACCTTCTGA